CAACCAACGTGGACGCAAAAATTCACAGGAATATGCTCTCTTCTTTAAAAGAACGATCGTATATTATTTATGTATATATGCATATCCTATGCCGCTACAATTTAACTCACTTATCACGTTCTTATAATTAAAGAAGTTGGcttgaaatttaaataaaagtACAACTTTGTTATATCACGTCTACTTAAtgttatttggaaaaaaagcaaaaaaggcGCGGATTGATTTGGGTATTGCATGCTGCACAAAAATGTCGACCCCGCGGGCAAATGTTTCAGGCCACTAAGAGCGTTACGAGAAATTGCAAACGCCACACGGGTTCTCTACATTAAtggatatatttttttatatgcGAAGATCGGTGATCTGAACGACTAAAAGATCTTCCACAAAGAGGACATATGTacggcttttctccagtatgccTTCGATAGTGGCGCTTGAGTTCATCTAAACGTCGGAAACACCATCCACAGTTTTCCCAAGGACACAGGAAAGGTTTTTCACCAGTATGAATCCGCTCGTGAGTTCCGAGATGAGAGCTTTTCGTGTAACAACGCTTTTTACAGCCAGGGAAATCACAGAGAAAGTTATGATGTAGTTCCAGTTCTTTGTTATCGGAAACAGGTTGGACTGTTTGTGCATGTGTACTGAAATTACATCCATATGCTGCATCATCGTTCGATGTTGTGTGGACAGAAGACGGCGTTGTTGCAAGCATAGTTACCTGTGGCCACTGGTGTTTTAGATTTAGAGCTGGAATAGACGCCGACTCTTCAACAGTGCACGTTCCCATTGTCATTCCTGTCTCTGGAAAGAGGCAGTTTTTCTTTCCTATAGTCATTTCTTGAAGCTTGGGTTGGGGAAGAGCTAGATAAGACGAGGTTTCCACCGGTAACGTTGCAGGAGAAGATGAACACAGATAGCTATCCATCTCACGAAGGATCTTTTAGAGAAATAAGGGTTACATTTAGTTTTATCTAACATCATGATTATTTCTGGTTTTAATCCCATACCTTGACTGATTGATATCGCGGGGAGCAATGGCTCTTGTCGGATATGTATATAGTCGTTAAAACTGCATGAAGAACTTTAAAGGATCCCTGTCATCCTTTACAGTTAAATTGCTAATGGCCATTCATCTCCTTCAGGGCTCACAAACTTGTAAGAGACGTTTAGCATTTTTGGAGCAATAGTGCTCGGCCTTATGTCGCGTAAAGGTTAATTCACTGAGATATGAAATGAGCGAACTACTTTTTTCAGGGAGTTTGCAAAACAAAACCGTCATTTTGATCCTCTGAGGAAAATCAGCAATTTATACAATGTCTCTAGAACTCATCATCCTTAATTGTATGTCTTACTCAAAGTAAGTTAATAGATTTCCGAGCAGTTGTCAATGTTTTCCTCCAATTGCTATTTATCAGCGGTAATATAAGGCTAGAAAACTAAAGTATTGTCTGATTGTTTTATGAACCGTCCGAGGGTATTACAAAGCTCGAACTCGTCATTAGCGTTCACTCAAAAGCTCACATCAGAAATGCATGCTATTTTAATATCACTTAGAAAATGTGTAAGTAGACTAAATCATTCATGCATTGCAACTGACCTGTTGAATTTATTCCTCCCTGGTGGGTATTAGCAGCGAATAGATGCCGGCCGTTGCCAGATTTCCTTCGCCCTGATACGAATTAATTTTGGTACATGACACCGTCTTGTCCTCTAAACAAGTTATCGAAACTTGTACAAGCCATAAGCATTTGGCTGTCTTCTTTAAGAGAGGGCCCCATGAACGAGTTGCCCGGTAGCCCGGATTCAtgctttatacgcaaagggttctgaGGTCGCCAgagggcaaacattgcaagtcgctgtGAGAAAATGTATGGGGGAAACttattcgacgtccaaaaaaaaaacgattttggagagagatcaacgcttttttcgacgGAGTTTTATTAcaaatcgatttgggcaatgttgataggaggcaagtgtaagtttttgtttgaataaccatGAATTAGAAGAGAACATTTGCTGATTAACCCCTTTTCTTGcgtaaggtttattgtgaaatggtGTCAAAATATTAGAAACTTAGGtataaatctggaggaaataacacaataaagccttttaagttgtatttacgtgtgtaTAGGCTGGCCTATTTCTAAATTCAGCAATTTAAATAATTTTGGAAATATGCCTGATACGGCGATCAAATGTATTGCGCTTTGTGGGGTTGTGACAACGATCGAAGGTACCTAGGGAAGCGAAAGATTCTCAGTGCTCATGTTGAAATATTAAGATTTTACTTGCCCAGGAACAACAATAACGTTTTTGTCGTGGGCTAGAACAAGTAATCGTGACCAATTCAAGGTTTCCATGAGTAAGTACAAAGGTatgttgaaataattttgtacaaggttacagaacctctgaatgtcctaCACCGTTTGTACATAGGAGAGTATAATTGTGTGAGTACTAAAACCTAAAAGACCtgctccaaaaaaaaattaaagatcagATCTACAGAGAACTAGTATATGAAGATGTATTGGTCGAAGTCATAGTGTAGCTTGACAAATTTTCTTAGCTGCAGTGACATAAATACTTGTAGATGGCAGTTTGACAGAAgaaaaagtttgtttacatGCAACAGCTGGGGCATATGAATTCAGTTCCCCCACGCTGTTATCTAAATCTATCGAAACAGAGACTGCGCGCTGTATTCTGAGGAAGAGAAGCATTAAAACAGCTACCTCGAGGCAGAAGGACATTGAAATAGTTTGCTTGAGCAGAATCATCGTACTTCATTAAAGTGATTGGACTTTCATAGAGTATGTAGAAATATAGTAGCGGCTGAAAAAACCGTTAGCTTTTTCTCAATCAATTTTTTGCACCGTTTAACATGGTCTGAGTCGAGGAACgtttttgaacttccgttgctAGCTAAGTTTCGCGAAAtgtagaaccgctttctacttctgcagcGGTCGCAGCAATCGTAGTGGTGATAAAAGCGggagtttcaccgtgtaacaccgcttcgtgaaactggtctcgctcgGTCTTGATACACTACGCTACGTAAGCCAATCAGATACCGGCTAAGGcgatgtaaacaacatttcgatTCCCGAATGAGTTTCGACTTcttatgttacacggtgcaacgcctaCTGCTGAACCTTTTTTTCCCAGCGCCGTTGTACATAAGTTttagctaaaagtttcaacgcgTAAAAAACAGCGGCTTTTTTGTCATATTTCGAGATCATGACGCAGATCCTTACACGAGCAAGGTTAATCCGAATGAATattatctcatatttcacggttatgaaaacaaaaacttacacttgccacTTATTAACATTGCctaaatcgatttctgataaaactgtatAGAGAAAAGCGTTGAGCCCTCTCCAAAATAGTTTTTTGGAGGTCGAAATAactttctgccatacattttttTACAGCGACTTGCAATGTGTGCCCCTGGCGACCCCAGAACCCTTTGCATATAAAGAGGAATCCGATTTCTGGCACCACATTCATTGAACGGATTTAGCTAAGATACCCATAAGGCATACAACAGTAAATTACATAAAACGTAATTCTTCCTGATTGCGTGCTAGGATTACTTGACTTTTACGTGGGTTTGCGTGAATCTCTGCGCTTCCTGAAGTTAGCTGTGGATTTAGCAGTCACTTAACCCGATCGCCAGTGTTCTTATGCAAAGTTTGCCGCGCATTCGTTAGCCCCTCAAATGCTCTCCGAGGCTATTAAGAGTCACGCTGCAACAAGAAAAGGCCAAGTTATCAAGTATGCTCAACGACGTTCAAAACGGGCTTTTAAACGTcgcatgtgccgaatctaatgcaaatgagaaaaatcttttgttttcgctcatttgcattagactgtcagcacatgtaaaatgcgacgtttaaaacgggcctaagttACAAGAGCGGCTTTCCTTTCACCCTTATCTAGTTACGTCATGTCGGACACAATTATCTTTTTAAGTAAAAACTTAAAGACATTTGAATCTAAGGCCACAGCTAAACAATAAATGAACAAGAAAGATCGCGATTGATTTAATGTTCTGTTCGGCAGTTTTTCAAGCACGTAGATGATTCTAGAAGGCCAAGAAAGTTCGGGTAATGTTCCGATTGGTTCCCGAAATAGAAATTAGTTTTTTTCAGACTCAAACACGGAGGTATCGAATGTTCGCTAGTCGCTCCCTTTGTTTCGAGACTTGTATATTGCGAAACATATTCACGAACGGTGTTAAACAATGTGAAAACTGTAAATAACAAAAGGAACTTCTTTGCATTTGTACGTGACTTGGCACTCGGCTCATTCCTTGTAATACGCAAGTTCACGTTTCAATGTTTTGAA
The genomic region above belongs to Montipora capricornis isolate CH-2021 chromosome 8, ASM3666992v2, whole genome shotgun sequence and contains:
- the LOC138059893 gene encoding Krueppel-like factor 5, encoding MDSYLCSSSPATLPVETSSYLALPQPKLQEMTIGKKNCLFPETGMTMGTCTVEESASIPALNLKHQWPQVTMLATTPSSVHTTSNDDAAYGCNFSTHAQTVQPVSDNKELELHHNFLCDFPGCKKRCYTKSSHLGTHERIHTGEKPFLCPWENCGWCFRRLDELKRHYRRHTGEKPYICPLCGRSFSRSDHRSSHIKKYIH